TAGAGAATCAACTCGGGATCAAGGGCAATGGCTCTTGCTAATGCAGCGCGTCGTGCCATACCGCCTGAGAGTTCGCTCGGCATCAACTCTGCCGCGCCTCTTAGTCCAACCGCTTCGAGTTTCAGCAGCACAAGCGTGCGGATCATAGATTCATCTAATTCGGTGTGCTCACGCAGTGGAAATGCCACGTTGTCAAACACTGTCAAATCAGTAAACAGTGCGCCCGATTGGAACAGCATGCTCATTTTTTTGCGAACTTGATAAAGACGTTTACGAGACAACGTTGGAATATTGTCGCCATCAAACCACACCTCTCCTTGGTCAGGCATCAACTGCCCACCAATCAAGCGTAGTAGTGTCGTTTTACCAATTCCCGAAGGTCCCATTATGGCGGTCACTTTACCTTTTGGCACATGCAATTCTATGTCATCAAAGATAACTCGTGAACCACGTGAAAAAGATAATCCGCTAATAGAAACCAAGTCATTGTTTGACATAGACTTCCTTATCTCGAATTCCAAGCTTCATAACCTTTCATGATAATGATACCTGGCCGTAATTAAAACCCTAACATTCACTCAGTTGTATAAACAATTCAACATAATACTCCAGATGAATAAGCCATTCCCTGTTTTGAGCTTCCTAGCTTCGTTCAACAAACTATCAGCTTGCTGATAGTAAAGGTACGTAATTAACAGTGTTATCGGTATTTTATTTATTGATTGGCTTCCATTTTGGATGACAAAGCGTCAAAATTAGCCGCCAATTGTCTCAGAAAAAAAAAGTGGAATTAAACATGCTCGAAGCCGTGGTGTTTCTGATTATTGGACTGGTTTTTCTCGTATGGAGTGCGGATAAACTGGTATTTGGTGCTGCCGCGTTGGCACGCAACGTAGGTATCTCACCACTGGTGATTGGCATGACCATTCTTGCGATGGGCTCTTCTGCCCCAGAAATGATGGTATCTGCCACCGCAGCGCTAGAAGGAAAAACAGACACCGCTGTAGGTAACGTACTCGGTTCCAACATTGCTAACATCGCACTCATCCTCGGCATTACCGCGATGATCAAGCCACTTTCTATCTCATCAGCCGTTCTGAGACGTGAACTCCCGCTGATGATCGCGGTCACACTGATTGCAGGTCTTATTCTTTGGGATAGTCACCTTGGTTTCGTTGAAGGTGTCATCCTGTTCGCTTTATTTGCTGCCTTCATCCTAGCCATGCTACGTATTAGCAAGGCTGAAAAAGAAAGCGGAAACACCGATGCCTTACTAGACGATCAAGAATCTGAAGTACCGGAAGGCGTCAGTAATGCCAAAGCCGCGATGTGGGTAGTCATTGGTTTGATTGTGCTTCCCCTAGCGGCGGATCGTTTGGTCGACAGCGCGGTTGTTATCGCTCAGTACTTTGGGATGAGCGATCTGGTGATAGGTCTAACTATCATCGCAATAGGTACCAGTTTACCTGAACTTGCCGCCTCTCTTGCCGGCGTGCTCAAAGGGGAAGATGATATGGCCGTAGGCAATATCATCGGCTCCAACGTATTCAACATCCTTGCCGTTATGGGTATCCCAGGCGTCCTTAATCCATCGCTTTTGAGTGAACATGCGATGGGTCGAGATTTCTGGGTAATGCTAGGGCTATCTTTGCTCCTTGTCGTTATGGCTCTTGGCAAGTCGAAAAGTATTAATCGCATCGAAGGGGGCATTTTGTTTGTGCTCTTCTTAGGTTATCAAGTGTATCTATTTGCCAACATGGCGGCTTAGGAGCAATTGTATGTCTGAATTTGATTTCATTGGCAGTGCCAAACGTGTTCTAAATACCGAAGTTCAAGCGTTAATGCATATTGAGCGCTACTTTGACGGACATTTTGAAGCGGTATGCCAAGCCATTTTGAATCATCAAGGTAAAGTTATCGTGATGGGAATTGGCAAATCTGGGCATATTGGTAAGAAAATCGCTGCAACTCTTGCAAGCACAGGTACGTCGGCGTTTTTTGTGCACCCAGGTGAAGCGGCCCATGGCGATCTAGGCATGGTAGAAGCTCGCGATCTAGTGATTGCGATTTCAAACTCAGGCGAAGCGCATGAAATCATCAGTCTGTTCCCTGTTTTCAAACGCTTGGGGATTACTACCGTCAGCATGACCGGTAAGCCAGAATCGACAATGGGTAAGCTTTCCGATTACCATTTACAAATCACGGTACCTAAAGAAGCTTGTCCATTAGAGCTTGCTCCTACGTCGAGCTCGACAGCGACACTGGTGATGGGTGATGCTCTGGCCATGGCGCTGCTTGAAGCTCGCGGTTTTAGCGAGGAAGATTTTGCCCTCTCTCATCCAGGTGGCGCACTAGGTCGCAAGCTACTTCTGAAACTAAGCGATATCATGCACACTGGTGATGCACTTCCGATGGTCAGCCCGAACACTTTAATTCGTGAGGCTCTACTCGAGATCTCCAATAAAGGGCTTGGTATGACGACCATTGTCGACGACAAGCAAACCCTGCTTGGTATTTTCACCGATGGAGATCTACGCCGTATTCTCGATCGACGCGTGGATATTCACGAGACGACCATTGGCGAAGTCATGATCACGACGCCAACCACGGCAACGCCAAACATGTTGGCGGCAGAAGGACTAAACTTGATGCAATCGAAGAAAATTAGTGGTCTAGTTCTACTGGAACAAAACAAAGTAGTCGGTGCATTAAACATGCATGATTTGCTCAAAGCAGGAGTAGTGTAATGTCTGAGTGCGTTGAAACACTTTATGGCCCAATCCGTAAAGGGACGGTAGAAAAAGCCGCGGCCATTGAGCTATTAATCTGCGACGTTGACGGCGTGTTTTCTGACGGCCTTATATACATGGGCAACGATGGTGAGGAGCTAAAGACGTTCCATACTCGTGATGGCTATGGTGTCAAAGCATTAATGAGTGCCGGAGTACAAGTGGCCATCATTACTGGACGTAGCTCAAAGATTGTAGAGAACCGTATGAAAGCCCTTGGCATCACATTGATTTACCAAGGTCAAGATGACAAAGTAGTCGCTTACCAAGACATTTGCGACAAGCTAGGCATTGTCCCACAGCATACCGCTTACATCGGCGATGACTTGATCGACTGGCCTGTTATGGCGCAAGTTGGCCTCGGTATTTGTGTGGCTGATGGTCATCCACTATTAGCAAAAAAAGCAGACCACGTAACAACGATTCGTGGTGGACATGGCGCGGTTAGGGAAATCTGTGATCTGATCCTAGAATCAAAGGGAGAACTTGAGCTTCACAAGGGTCTAAGTATATGAGTTTATCTCGTATTCTTTACAGTTTACTTGCCATTGTTATCGCAGGTAGTGCTTACTACCTGTACAGCAAGGATGATAAAAATGTCATCCAAATTGAGCCGGACATTGAACTGCCGGCGTTTAGCGGTACCAACTTACACAATATCTCCTACAGCGATACGGGAATCCGCAGTTATAGCATCACCTCTGCGCATCTAGAGCACTTCTCGAAACGAGGAGAAACCGTATTCCAACAACCCATTGTGCGTATTTTTGCCAACGGTGAAATCCAAGAGTGGGAGATCTCTGCAGAAACAGCAGTATTGGATAAGGAAGAAGTGTTAACGCTTCATGATAATGTGGTTGCCCGAAACTTGCTCCCTGAGTCAGGGTTTGACACGCTATCGACGCAAACCATGAGTATCAAGCTCGAAAATCGCGATTTTTGGGCCGACAACAAAGTGATCATGCTTGGTCCACAATTTGAAACGCAAGGTGATGCAATGAAAGGAAACTTTGCTAATCATCTCGCGGAACTTTACAACAAAGTGAATAGTAAATATGAAACTCTCGCACCTTAGTCTCAGCCTGTGTCTGCTATTGCCAACCGCCGCACTGGCATTGTCGACCGATACTGAACAACCGGTATACATTGACTCAGACACCCAGCAGCTCGATATGAAGAGCAACAAAGTGACATTTGCGGGCGATGTGAAGTTAAAGCAAGGCAGTATCAACATTAATGCTGACAAAATCGTCGTGACCCGCGAACCGCAGACGGGAACCATAGAAGTGATCCAAGGATTTGGTGATCTGGCAACCTTTTCGCAGTTAACTGACGATGGTAAAACCTTGTATGGCGAAGCCAAAGAGCTTCACTACTCACTAAAAGATGATCAGCTAACGATGAAAAAGCAAGCAATGTTGTCGCAAGATGACAGTGTGATCCGTGGTACCACGATCAAATACCGAATTTCATCTCAAAAGCTGGTTGCTGACGGTAACGCCAACGAACGCGTTTCTACCGTGTTGCAGCCACAACAAGTTCAAGAGAAGTAGAGTCCAATATGGCGTTACTGAAAGCTTCGCATTTGGCGAAAAGCTACAAAAACCGCAAAGTAGTCTCTGACGTAAGCCTATCGGTCGAATCTGGTCAGATTGTCGGACTACTCGGCCCAAATGGCGCAGGTAAAACAACCTCGTTCTACATGATCGTTGGTCTGGTAGCGCGTGATGAAGGTAGCATCACCATCGATGGCAATGACATCAGTATTCTACCTATGCACAGCCGCGCCAAAATGGGCATCGGTTATCTGCCTCAAGAAGCTTCGATCTTCCGTAAGCTCAGTGTTGAACACAACATCATGGCGGTACTGGAAACGCGCAACGAACTGACTCAAGAAGAAAGACAGGACAGACTCGAAGATTTGCTCGACGAGTTTAATATCCAGCATATTCGTAAAAGCGCAGGTATGGCGCTCTCTGGCGGTGAGCGTAGACGCGTAGAAATCGCTAGAGCACTGGCTGCAAACCCGCAGTTTATCCTGCTTGATGAACCCTTTGCTGGGGTTGACCCAATTTCTGTAATTGATATAAAGAAAATCATCGAACACTTACGCGACAGAGGGTTAGGTGTACTCATCACCGACCACAACGTGCGCGAAACGCTAGATGTCTGCGAAAAAGCCTACATCGTGAGTCAAGGTCACTTGATCGCGGAGGGAAGTCCTGAAGATGTTCTCAATAATGAACACGTAAAGCAGGTTTATCTCGGTGAACAATTCAGACTATGATTTAATAGGCATGGATACAATATTAATAATAGGCTCATAACACTGCATGAAACCCTCATTACAACTCAAGCTAGGTCAACAGTTAGCAATGACGCCACAGCTGCAGCAAGCAATTCGCTTACTGCAATTGTCGACGCTTGATTTGCAACAAGAGATCCAAGAAGCGCTGGACTCAAACCCACTTCTCGACGTTGAAGAATCTGCCGAAGAGGTAAGCAATGACGACAAGCCCACTGCTGAGAACAAAGATGAGAGCCCAACTGCAGAAATAATCAGTGAGCCTGAGCTTAAGGACAGCTCTGATCAAATTGAAAAATCAGAGATCTCCAACGAGCTAGAAATGGATACCACGTGGGACGATGTCTACAGCGCTAACACTGGTAATACCGGCATTGCCGTCGACGATGACATGCCCATTTATCAGGGTGAAACCACTCAGTCACTACAAGACTACTTGGTGTGGCAACTCGATTTAACCCCCTTTACGGAAACCGATCGCGCCATTGCTCTAGCCATCATTGATGCTGTAGACGACTACGGCTACCTGACACTCTCTTGCGAAGAAATTTTAGAAAGTGTCGATATTGAAGACGTTGAGCTCGATGAAGTCGAGGCTGTACGCAAACGCATTCAGCAATTTGACCCTCTAGGCATTGCATCTCTCAACCTTCAAGACTGCTTACTGCTACAACTTGCGACCTTCCCTGAAGATACGCCATGGCTTGCCGAGGCCAAGTTAGTCCTTACTCACCATATTGACCAGTTAGGTAACCGTGACTACAAGTTGGTGATTAAAGAGACCAAACTTAAAGAAGCGGAACTACGTGAAGTCATGAAGCTGATTCAGCAACTTGACCCACGCCCTGGCAGTAAGATCACCCCAGATGAAACCGAATATGTAGTGCCTGATGTATCGGTGTTCAAAGACCGTGGTAAATGGGTAGTGCAGATCAACCCAGATAGTGTGCCTAGGCTAAAGGTCAATCAGCAGTATGCTCAGCTAGGTACCGGCAACAGTGCAGACAGCCAATACATTCGCTCTAACCTTCAAGAAGCGAAATGGCTAATCAAAAGCCTCGAAAGCCGGAATGAAACCCTATTAAAAGTGGCTAAGTGTATTGTGGAACATCAGCATGATTTCTTCGAATATGGCGAAGAAGCGATGAAGCCAATGGTGCTAAACGACGTTGCACTCGCGGTCGACATGCATGAATCCACCATCTCGCGTGTGACAACACAAAAGTATATGCATACACCACGCGGCATCTTCGAGCTCAAATATTTCTTCTCAAGCCATGTGTCGACCGACAATGGTGGAGAATGCTCGTCAACCGCTATACGTGCCCTAATCAAGAAGCTTGTTGCTGTGGAAAACCCAGCCAAGCCATTGAGCGATAGTAAAATCGCAGCTCAACTCGCTGACCAAGGAATTCAGGTCGCTAGGCGAACCATAGCGAAATACCGTGAATCGTTGGGCATCGCCCCATCCAGTCAGCGTAAACGCCTACTCTAAGGTCATTAACTAAGAAGGAAAGTCTATGCAAATTCAAATTACAGGCCACCATGTTGATCTCACTGAGTCAATGCAAGACTACGTTCACAGTAAATTTCAGAAGCTCGAGCGCTTTTTTGAGCATATAAACAACATTCATGTAGTTTTAAAAGTTGAAAAATTAGACCAGATCGCCGAAGCTACGCTCCACGTAAATCAAGCTGAAATTCACGCAGCCTCCAATGATGAGAGTATGTACGCTGCAATTGACTCGTTAGTAGACAAACTGACCAGACAACTGAATAAGCACAAAGAAAAGTTAAGTAATCACTAACATGCAAATAAGTGAAGTATTGACACTGGACTGCACCAAAAGTGCAGTCCCTTGTACGAGCAAAAAGCGCGCGCTTGAGATCATTAGCGAAATCGCCGCGCAGCATACTGGAAAGAACTCAACAGAACTGTTCGAGTGCATGCTGAGCCGAGAAAAAGTCGGCAGCACAGGTATCGGCAATGGTATCGCCATCCCGCACGCTCGTATGCAAGATAGCGACAGAGCCGTAGCGGTATTGCTTCAATGTCAAGATGCCGTCGACTTTGATGCTATCGATAATCGCCCTGTCGATCTCATGTTTGCTCTGCTTGTGCCAGATGCACAATGTAAAGAGCATCTAAAAACACTCTCTTGCATGGCAGAGCGTCTTAACGACAAGGCGGTTCTAAAGCAACTTCGTAATGCTCAAAGCGATCAAGAGCTTTACGACATTATTGTTAGTCACTGATCAAGGAAACCAGCAGACATGCGTTTGGTTGTGGTAAGTGGACACTCAGGGGCTGGCAAAAGCGTCGCCTTGCGAGTCTTAGAAGACTCTGGCTACTACTGCGTCGACAATCTTCCCGTCGACCTTCTCGGCCCATTTGTTGATTCAAGCCAAGACACACAGCAAAGTGTCGCAGTGAGTATCGACATTAGAAACCTACCTAAAAATCTTGCTCAGCTATCACTGACTTTGGATCAGCTTTCGCTAAAGCATGACGTCAAGCTGCTGTTTCTTGATGCCAGCAAGTCTGTGCTGCTTACTCGCTATAGTGAAACGCGACGTATTCACCCACTGTCGCAGCGTGAAGACAAACTTTCTCTTGAGCAAGCGATCGATTTAGAGCACACACTGCTCGCACCGATCAAAGAACAAGCCGATTTCGTCATCGACTCTAGCGAACAGTCTATTCATGACCTGAGTGAAACCATTCGCTTTCAGATTGAAGGACAAGAGAAGAAAGATCTAGTAATGGTATTTCAGTCCTTCGGGTTTAAATACGGTATGCCAAATGACGCGGACTACGTGTTTGATGTGCGCTTTTTACCTAACCCGCACTGGCAACCAGAACTTCGTCCAATGACCGGCTTAGATGCGCCTATCAAATCATTTCTAGAATCCTACCCAGATGTGATTGAACTCAGACAGCAGATCCAAGGCTTTGTCGAGCGCTGGCTTCCGTTACTCGAAAAGAACAATCGCAGTTATTTGACCGTGGCAATCGGCTGTACCGGTGGCAAACACCGCTCAGTGTACATTACACAGCAAATTGGAGAGTACTTTGAGCAGCTCGGCCATAAGGTTAAAATCCGTCACGCTTCACTCGAAAAACACCAATAGGAACATCAATGTCTCACTCACGCACTGTGCTTATTCTTAATCGTCTTGGTCTACACGCCCGCGCAGCGGTCAAACTGGTTGAGTTAGCGCAGAGCTTTGATGCAACAGTGACCATCTGTAACCACGAACAGAAAGAAGCCACAGCTGATAGCGTGATGGGATTATTGATGCTTGAATCAGCGCAAGGTGAGAACATCACCATCAAAGCAACAGGTTCTCAGGCTGAAGCAGCACTCAATGCCGTCTGTGATTTGGTCGAACACCGGTTCGACGAAGACGAGTAACCTCCTTCCCTGGCCTACTCCAGACAAAAAACTTTCTCGCCATTGATAACTTGTTATTAATTAACAAGCAGAATTAGGCTACTATTCAGTACATTAACAAGCAGTTGAGTGTAGGGGGCATCCATGGCAGAGCAAATAGAATTCGATCAAGCTCACCAAACCCTCCAAGAAGTCACAGAAGCGCTGGAAAACGGCCGCTTCGTATTCGTTCGTAGACAACTTCAGGACATGGAGCCTGAAGATATTGCCCATCTTTTAGAGGCCTCACCACGCAAAAGCCGTGAGGTATTGTGGCAGCTGACTGACCCTGAAGATTACGGCGAAATCCTCGATGAACTTAACGAGGATGTTAAAGATGCCTTAGTCTCGAAAATGGCGCCAGAGAAGCTTGCTGAAGCGACCGAAGGCATGGACACCGATGATGTGGCTTATGTCCTTCGTAGCCTTCCTGACGATGTTTCCCGTGAAGTCCTATCGCAAATGGACACGGCAGATCGCTTGCGCGTCGAGACCGCCCTTTCTTATCCTGAGGATACCGCCGGCGGTATCATGAATACCGACGTTATCACCATTCGTGGTGATG
The Vibrio sp. CB1-14 DNA segment above includes these coding regions:
- the mlaF gene encoding phospholipid ABC transporter ATP-binding protein MlaF; this translates as MSNNDLVSISGLSFSRGSRVIFDDIELHVPKGKVTAIMGPSGIGKTTLLRLIGGQLMPDQGEVWFDGDNIPTLSRKRLYQVRKKMSMLFQSGALFTDLTVFDNVAFPLREHTELDESMIRTLVLLKLEAVGLRGAAELMPSELSGGMARRAALARAIALDPELILYDEPFVGQDPITMGVLVELIRKLNNALNVTSVVVSHDVPEVMSIADWVYLLANGKIVAKGTPDELRNNPAPQIQQFLKGEADGPVPFRFPASPLEQELF
- the rapZ gene encoding RNase adapter RapZ produces the protein MRLVVVSGHSGAGKSVALRVLEDSGYYCVDNLPVDLLGPFVDSSQDTQQSVAVSIDIRNLPKNLAQLSLTLDQLSLKHDVKLLFLDASKSVLLTRYSETRRIHPLSQREDKLSLEQAIDLEHTLLAPIKEQADFVIDSSEQSIHDLSETIRFQIEGQEKKDLVMVFQSFGFKYGMPNDADYVFDVRFLPNPHWQPELRPMTGLDAPIKSFLESYPDVIELRQQIQGFVERWLPLLEKNNRSYLTVAIGCTGGKHRSVYITQQIGEYFEQLGHKVKIRHASLEKHQ
- the ptsN gene encoding PTS IIA-like nitrogen regulatory protein PtsN, with protein sequence MQISEVLTLDCTKSAVPCTSKKRALEIISEIAAQHTGKNSTELFECMLSREKVGSTGIGNGIAIPHARMQDSDRAVAVLLQCQDAVDFDAIDNRPVDLMFALLVPDAQCKEHLKTLSCMAERLNDKAVLKQLRNAQSDQELYDIIVSH
- a CDS encoding HPr family phosphocarrier protein is translated as MSHSRTVLILNRLGLHARAAVKLVELAQSFDATVTICNHEQKEATADSVMGLLMLESAQGENITIKATGSQAEAALNAVCDLVEHRFDEDE
- the lptA gene encoding lipopolysaccharide transport periplasmic protein LptA, encoding MKLSHLSLSLCLLLPTAALALSTDTEQPVYIDSDTQQLDMKSNKVTFAGDVKLKQGSININADKIVVTREPQTGTIEVIQGFGDLATFSQLTDDGKTLYGEAKELHYSLKDDQLTMKKQAMLSQDDSVIRGTTIKYRISSQKLVADGNANERVSTVLQPQQVQEK
- the hpf gene encoding ribosome hibernation promoting factor; the protein is MQIQITGHHVDLTESMQDYVHSKFQKLERFFEHINNIHVVLKVEKLDQIAEATLHVNQAEIHAASNDESMYAAIDSLVDKLTRQLNKHKEKLSNH
- the kdsC gene encoding 3-deoxy-manno-octulosonate-8-phosphatase KdsC; amino-acid sequence: MSECVETLYGPIRKGTVEKAAAIELLICDVDGVFSDGLIYMGNDGEELKTFHTRDGYGVKALMSAGVQVAIITGRSSKIVENRMKALGITLIYQGQDDKVVAYQDICDKLGIVPQHTAYIGDDLIDWPVMAQVGLGICVADGHPLLAKKADHVTTIRGGHGAVREICDLILESKGELELHKGLSI
- the lptB gene encoding LPS export ABC transporter ATP-binding protein — encoded protein: MALLKASHLAKSYKNRKVVSDVSLSVESGQIVGLLGPNGAGKTTSFYMIVGLVARDEGSITIDGNDISILPMHSRAKMGIGYLPQEASIFRKLSVEHNIMAVLETRNELTQEERQDRLEDLLDEFNIQHIRKSAGMALSGGERRRVEIARALAANPQFILLDEPFAGVDPISVIDIKKIIEHLRDRGLGVLITDHNVRETLDVCEKAYIVSQGHLIAEGSPEDVLNNEHVKQVYLGEQFRL
- a CDS encoding KpsF/GutQ family sugar-phosphate isomerase; the protein is MSEFDFIGSAKRVLNTEVQALMHIERYFDGHFEAVCQAILNHQGKVIVMGIGKSGHIGKKIAATLASTGTSAFFVHPGEAAHGDLGMVEARDLVIAISNSGEAHEIISLFPVFKRLGITTVSMTGKPESTMGKLSDYHLQITVPKEACPLELAPTSSSTATLVMGDALAMALLEARGFSEEDFALSHPGGALGRKLLLKLSDIMHTGDALPMVSPNTLIREALLEISNKGLGMTTIVDDKQTLLGIFTDGDLRRILDRRVDIHETTIGEVMITTPTTATPNMLAAEGLNLMQSKKISGLVLLEQNKVVGALNMHDLLKAGVV
- a CDS encoding RNA polymerase factor sigma-54, which translates into the protein MKPSLQLKLGQQLAMTPQLQQAIRLLQLSTLDLQQEIQEALDSNPLLDVEESAEEVSNDDKPTAENKDESPTAEIISEPELKDSSDQIEKSEISNELEMDTTWDDVYSANTGNTGIAVDDDMPIYQGETTQSLQDYLVWQLDLTPFTETDRAIALAIIDAVDDYGYLTLSCEEILESVDIEDVELDEVEAVRKRIQQFDPLGIASLNLQDCLLLQLATFPEDTPWLAEAKLVLTHHIDQLGNRDYKLVIKETKLKEAELREVMKLIQQLDPRPGSKITPDETEYVVPDVSVFKDRGKWVVQINPDSVPRLKVNQQYAQLGTGNSADSQYIRSNLQEAKWLIKSLESRNETLLKVAKCIVEHQHDFFEYGEEAMKPMVLNDVALAVDMHESTISRVTTQKYMHTPRGIFELKYFFSSHVSTDNGGECSSTAIRALIKKLVAVENPAKPLSDSKIAAQLADQGIQVARRTIAKYRESLGIAPSSQRKRLL
- a CDS encoding calcium/sodium antiporter is translated as MLEAVVFLIIGLVFLVWSADKLVFGAAALARNVGISPLVIGMTILAMGSSAPEMMVSATAALEGKTDTAVGNVLGSNIANIALILGITAMIKPLSISSAVLRRELPLMIAVTLIAGLILWDSHLGFVEGVILFALFAAFILAMLRISKAEKESGNTDALLDDQESEVPEGVSNAKAAMWVVIGLIVLPLAADRLVDSAVVIAQYFGMSDLVIGLTIIAIGTSLPELAASLAGVLKGEDDMAVGNIIGSNVFNILAVMGIPGVLNPSLLSEHAMGRDFWVMLGLSLLLVVMALGKSKSINRIEGGILFVLFLGYQVYLFANMAA
- the lptC gene encoding LPS export ABC transporter periplasmic protein LptC; this encodes MSLSRILYSLLAIVIAGSAYYLYSKDDKNVIQIEPDIELPAFSGTNLHNISYSDTGIRSYSITSAHLEHFSKRGETVFQQPIVRIFANGEIQEWEISAETAVLDKEEVLTLHDNVVARNLLPESGFDTLSTQTMSIKLENRDFWADNKVIMLGPQFETQGDAMKGNFANHLAELYNKVNSKYETLAP